The DNA window CGTCGGCTTCGACCGCGAGGAGCCGGAGATGGTCGAGGCCATTCAGACCATTCTGGCGAAGGCTCATCAAGCCGGGATCCGTGCGGCGCTCCATTGCGGCTCGCCGGGCTATGCGGCCAAGGCCATCGGCTGGGGCTTCGACCTCGTGACCCTGCCCAATGACGTGCGCCTCCTCGCCACGGCGGCCGGCGCCAGCGTCGCCGAGGCCCGCAGGCTCATGCGGACCTGACGGCCCGTCGTCACATCTCGGGCGGAGCCGCCATGGACGTGAGAAGCGTCTGCGACGCCAGCCGGATCGGCGCGTTCGTCGCGCCGTAGCCCTGGTAGCCGCGCCGTTCGACGATCTCGAAGAAGAACCCGCCCTCGAGGGTTCCGGTATAGACCTGGAAGTATTCGGCCGCGCCCTCCCGGTCATACAGGATGTGGCAGGCGCGCAGCCGCGCGACCTCGTCCGCGGAGAGGTCCGTTCTCACCTCGAGATCGTCATAATAGTTGTCCGGAATGGGCAGGAGATCGACGCCGTTCGCCCTGAGTTGCTCGACCGTCGCGAAGATGTCGTCGGTCGACAGGGCGATGTGCTGGACGCCCGATCCGAAGAGATCGTTCAGGAAACGGGACGACAGCGTGCGCTGGCTCTGGGATGCGTTGAGGATGAACCGCAGCGCGCCGTCGGCGGTCTCGATGGCTTGGCTCTGCACCACGCCGCCGGGATCGATCACCGCCTGAACGGGCGTTTTCCGCACCTCCAGCAGGGAGGTGTAGAACAACAGCCACGTCAGCACCTCCTCGTAATGCATCGATTGCGACACGTGGTCGACCGCCTTTAGGCCAGCTCCTGCGGCGTCATCGGTGTCGACGGCCTGGAAATCCACATCCCAGAGCCGGTCGAGACCGGTCTTGTTGTCGACGAAATACAGAAGGCTTCCGCCGAGGCCGCGCACGGCCGGGATGGTCATCTCGCCCGGACCGACCGGCTGCTGGAACGGCTGATCCAGCAGGGCGACCGCCCGGTCGACCGCCCCCGGAGCGTCGTCGACGCGCAGGGCCAGGGCGCAGACGGCGGTGCCGTGCGTGATGTTGAAGGAATGGGCGAAGCCCTCCTTGTCCGCATTGACCACGATGTTGATCCCGCCCTGTCGCCATCGCGTCACGGCCTTGGAGCGGTGGATGCCGGCCTTCCGGAAGCCGAGCCGGCCCAAGGTGCGCTCGAACTCCACCGCACCCCGTTCGTCGATGGCGAACTCGACGAACTCCACCCCGGAGCAGATGGCCTTCGGCGGCAGCGCCGGCAGATCCGGGGAGGCGGTGCCCGTGCGCCGGCGCAGCTCGTCGAGCATGACGATCAGGGACCTGTGCCCGTCGACCGCGACGCTGCGCGCCGAGCCCGCCCGGAACCGGTCGTTGAAGATCTCCAGGGACAGGAGCCCATTGAAGCCGGTCGCGTTCAGCGCGAGCATGAACTCGTCGACAAGCAGGTCGCCCTGTCCGGGGAAGCACCGGTAATGCCGGCTCCAGGACAGGTAATCCATGGCGAGCCTCGGCGCATCGGCCATCTGCACCAGGAAGATCTTGTCGGCCGGAATGGACCGGATCGCCGCGAGGTCCGTCCCTCGCGCGAGGATATGGAAGGAATCCAGCACGAGCCCGACCGCAGGATGATCGGCCCGGCGGACCACCTCCCAGGCGTCGCGGTAATCATGGATGTGGCGCCCCCAGGAGAGCGCTTCGAACGCGACGCGCACGCCGCGCTTTTCCGCCCGTTCGCCGAGTTCCCGGAAATCGGCGGCCGCCCGCTCGATCCCGCCGAGGGAATCCGGAGAGACGTTGCTGCACACCATGAGGAGATCGCAGCCGAGCTCCTGCATCACGTCGAACTTGCGCTCGGCCCGGGCGAAGACCTTGGAGCGCTGCGGCTCGGGCATGCCTTCGAAGTCGCGGAACGGCTGGAACGTGATCGTCTCGAGCCCATGGCCCTCGACCATGCGCCGCACATCGGCCGGTGTGCCGTTGAAGGACAAGAGATCGTTCTCGAAGATCTCCACGCCCTTGAACCGTGCGGCCGCGATGGCCTCGATCTTTTCGCTGAGGGTCCCGCTCAGGCAAACGGTGGCGATGGCTGTGCGCATGCTCCTCGTCCATGTCCTCTCGGGGCCGGGAGCAGGGCTGATCCCGCCGGCCGCGTCCGATGTCATCTGATGGTGCCGGTGGCGAGGGCGTGTTCGACGCCGCCGGCGACGTGTTGCGTGAGGACTTCGCAGGCCCGCTTCGCGTCCCGCTTCAGGGCGCATTCCATGAGTTGTGCATGCTCCCGTTCCGCGATGTCGCCGCGATAGCTCAAGGCGATCATCTGATAGCGAAGGTACTTGTCGAAGACGGCCGCATGGGTGTCGATCAGCATCTTCGATCCGCAGGC is part of the Microvirga terrae genome and encodes:
- a CDS encoding bifunctional sugar phosphate isomerase/epimerase/4-hydroxyphenylpyruvate dioxygenase family protein, with amino-acid sequence MRTAIATVCLSGTLSEKIEAIAAARFKGVEIFENDLLSFNGTPADVRRMVEGHGLETITFQPFRDFEGMPEPQRSKVFARAERKFDVMQELGCDLLMVCSNVSPDSLGGIERAAADFRELGERAEKRGVRVAFEALSWGRHIHDYRDAWEVVRRADHPAVGLVLDSFHILARGTDLAAIRSIPADKIFLVQMADAPRLAMDYLSWSRHYRCFPGQGDLLVDEFMLALNATGFNGLLSLEIFNDRFRAGSARSVAVDGHRSLIVMLDELRRRTGTASPDLPALPPKAICSGVEFVEFAIDERGAVEFERTLGRLGFRKAGIHRSKAVTRWRQGGINIVVNADKEGFAHSFNITHGTAVCALALRVDDAPGAVDRAVALLDQPFQQPVGPGEMTIPAVRGLGGSLLYFVDNKTGLDRLWDVDFQAVDTDDAAGAGLKAVDHVSQSMHYEEVLTWLLFYTSLLEVRKTPVQAVIDPGGVVQSQAIETADGALRFILNASQSQRTLSSRFLNDLFGSGVQHIALSTDDIFATVEQLRANGVDLLPIPDNYYDDLEVRTDLSADEVARLRACHILYDREGAAEYFQVYTGTLEGGFFFEIVERRGYQGYGATNAPIRLASQTLLTSMAAPPEM